The Euphorbia lathyris chromosome 3, ddEupLath1.1, whole genome shotgun sequence genome contains a region encoding:
- the LOC136223367 gene encoding galactoside 2-alpha-L-fucosyltransferase-like, whose amino-acid sequence MEVVEVTKERLRFASKGFTSIMVTFFIALPVLLIFSMMSGNSKFDPSLFFLGVDEAQNATAALEYKPASFKRTIAPLFIGGHVSKDEFFEPTLMRNDDLLNATSSHSNGEKSGSFQSTRTADNLLLDGLIPFGFDESSCLSRYHSVRYRRISPHKPSPFLLAKLRNYEKLHARCGPNTESYNKTLKGLTESHTSIPTVCKYVIWRPVNGLGNRMISIVSSFLYAILTNRVLLVYNGTDMANLFCEPFPSTSWLLPRDFPLRNQLHKSEMKYSHTSEGIQDKDRINKLIESAPTPLFLHLALKKRDYLDKKFFFCDQGQAFLRKVPWLVLSSEQYFAPSFFLMPSFQKEVSRMFLNKETVFHHLGRYLFSPSNQVWEQLITKFYDAYLVKADEKIGLQIRVFRANAKMLQITMDKVLACTLKAKLIPEVDTAASNSKSRKSSKAIVVTSLRSEFYNNLSNMYLDKPTVTGEVVSVYQPSHEGYQHRGDNMHNMKAWAEIYLLSLCDVLVTSPWSTFGYVAQGLGGLKPWILQQPENGMYQACKQAMSMEPCFHYPSRYDCKSENKIDVGSLVPYIRKCEDRESGVKLFNDH is encoded by the exons ATGGAAGTCGTTGAAGTGACCAAAGAAAGATTGAGATTTGCATCCAAAGGATTCACATCAATCATGGTCACATTTTTCATAGCTTTGCCAGTGTTACTTATTTTCTCAATGATGTCTGGAAACTCAAAGTTCGATCCAAGTTTATTTTTCCTTGGGGTAGACGAAGCTCAAAATGCTACTGCAGCATTAG AATATAAGCCTGCCAGCTTTAAAAGAACTATAGCTCCCTTATTCATTGGAGGACATG TTTCAAAAGATGAGTTCTTTGAGCCCACCCTCATGCGCAATGACGATCTGCTTAATGCAACTTCGTCTCATTCAAATGGTGAAAAATCAGGTTCCTTTCAATCTACCAGAACTGCTGATAATTTATTGCTTGATGGACTAATCCCTTTTGGATTTGATGAAAGTTCCTGCTTAAGCAGGTATCATTCTGTCCGCTATCGTAGAATTTCACCCCATAAGCCATCTCCCTTTCTCCTTGCGAAACTACGCAATTATGAAAAGCTTCATGCACGTTGTGGACCCAATACCGAATCCTATAACAAAACCTTAAAGGGACTCACAGAGAGCCACACAAGCATCCCAACCGTATGTAAATATGTCATATGGAGGCCTGTGAATGGTTTGGGAAACAGAATGATTAGCATAGTTTCATCATTCCTTTATGCAATCCTCACGAATCGTGTCTTGCTCGTTTACAATGGGACAGACATGGCTAATCTGTTTTGTGAACCGTTTCCAAGTACATCTTGGTTACTGCCTAGGGACTTTCCCCTTCGGAACCAACTCCATAAATCTGAAATGAAGTATAGTCATACTTCTGAAGGCATACAAGATAAAGATAGGATAAACAAATTGATTGAGTCAGCACCAACACCATTGTTTCTACATCTTGCTCTTAAAAAACGTGATTACCTCGATAAGAAATTCTTTTTCTGTGATCAGGGACAAGCTTTTCTCCGAAAAGTCCCTTGGTTAGTTCTCTCATCGGAACAATATTTTGCTCCGTCGTTCTTCTTGATGCCATCTTTCCAGAAAGAAGTAAGCAGAATGTTCCTTAACAAAGAAACTGTTTTCCATCACTTAGGTAGATATCTTTTCAGTCCTTCGAATCAGGTATGGGAACAGTTAATCACGAAGTTCTACGATGCATACTTAGTCAAGGCTGATGAAAAGATTGGCCTCCAAATAAGAGTATTTCGTGCTAATGCCAAAATGTTACAAATTACTATGGATAAAGTATTAGCATGTACTTTGAAGGCAAAACTTATACCAGAAGTAGACACTGCGGCTTCAAATTCTAAGAGTCGAAAATCATCAAAAGCTATTGTAGTTACATCTTTACGTTCTGAGTTCTACAACAATTTAAGCAATATGTATTTGGATAAACCAACTGTGACAGGGGAAGTCGTTTCGGTTTACCAACCGAGTCATGAAGGTTATCAGCACCGGGGAGATAACATGCACAATATGAAGGCATGGGCTGAAATATATCTCCTAAGTTTGTGCGATGTGTTGGTGACTAGTCCTTGGTCGACTTTTGGCTATGTTGCTCAAGGTCTTGGAGGGTTGAAACCCTGGATTTTGCAGCAGCCGGAGAATGGAATGTACCAAGCTTGTAAACAAGCCATG